Proteins from a single region of Belliella baltica DSM 15883:
- a CDS encoding LiaF transmembrane domain-containing protein produces MANQKFSTQSNNYTLGIILVVVGGIILLKKLGFFLPLWLLSWPMIFIAIGLVILVSQQFKSGSGYFFLLFGSYFMLKKHVDLPDGFEGYFLAGGLIAVGLYFILNQKSVKIPDYNQSFKNEPFGYSAQEAEVVGDENATSSESNTNTGFDQPEILTSQAFLSGDQRRVLSKNFKGGKISAILGGSEIDLSQADMTETAMLNIEVALGGVKLIVPPHWSVQVNVSNVLAGVEDKRLYSHVTPDPKKVLKIYGSVILGGLEIKSF; encoded by the coding sequence ATGGCAAATCAGAAATTTTCTACTCAAAGTAATAATTACACACTAGGGATTATCTTGGTTGTGGTAGGAGGTATCATATTATTGAAGAAATTAGGGTTTTTCTTACCTTTGTGGCTTTTGAGCTGGCCGATGATCTTTATCGCAATCGGATTGGTAATCTTAGTAAGTCAACAATTTAAAAGTGGCTCAGGATATTTTTTCTTGTTGTTTGGTTCTTATTTCATGTTGAAAAAACATGTTGATTTACCAGATGGATTTGAAGGGTATTTTCTTGCTGGGGGGTTGATCGCAGTTGGTCTTTATTTTATCCTCAATCAAAAATCAGTTAAAATCCCTGATTATAATCAATCTTTTAAAAATGAACCTTTTGGCTACTCAGCTCAAGAAGCAGAAGTTGTTGGAGATGAGAATGCGACAAGTTCCGAAAGCAATACAAATACTGGGTTTGATCAGCCTGAAATTCTTACATCGCAAGCATTTTTATCTGGTGATCAGCGTAGAGTTTTATCGAAAAACTTCAAAGGAGGGAAGATTTCTGCTATTCTTGGAGGGTCTGAGATTGATCTTTCTCAAGCGGATATGACTGAAACCGCAATGCTCAATATAGAAGTAGCATTAGGGGGTGTGAAGCTGATTGTGCCTCCTCATTGGAGCGTTCAGGTCAATGTATCTAATGTGCTAGCAGGTGTGGAAGATAAGCGTCTTTATTCTCATGTGACTCCAGACCCAAAGAAAGTATTGAAAATTTATGGTTCAGTAATTCTTGGAGGTTTGGAGATTAAATCTTTCTAA